The Conger conger chromosome 15, fConCon1.1, whole genome shotgun sequence genome contains a region encoding:
- the LOC133111999 gene encoding fibulin-7, whose product MKRTYVILTILCLYHTSFGQDCPSRQEMQGTLRQLHKLLSAHETSYLQGLRSLRKKINLLQSSTARQSGKAGNGTCPKLEVPGNGRKLGKVLAVGHEVHFLCDPGFELVGSETRACQESLSWSGQQPSCRKVNECASAPCQNGGTCADEVNRFVCTCAKGWTGATCHMPIPTFFSLTINASSVPPTSSPTSHASVAPSSPPFSPFLHPSRCTQLLGSTRCTCEAGFTISGRDSSLCVDIDECELFHMGQAGRLCVHNCVNTPGGYRCSCPSGYNLTRDSRNCKDIDECETRQHNCTRDQLCVNTYGGFQCVRVECPRIRNATYVKTSPVRCERNPCPVDNKACSQAPNSVSFHFLSVVSNLSAPRVLFRVSAARVLGDTLRFGLLGARGRRHFTVQRAGRQTGQLLLVSPVQGPATLEAEVEMSELERRSTLGRYVTKVTLFVSPYAF is encoded by the exons ATGAAGCGGACGTACGTTATCCTGACGATATTGTGTCTGTATCACACCTCATTCGGACAG GACTGCCCCAGCAGGCAGGAGATGCAGGGCACCCTGCGCCAGCTCCACAAGCTGCTCTCGGCCCACGAGACGTCCTACCTGCAGGGCCTGCGGTCGCTGAGGAAGAAGATCAACCTCCTGCAGAGCTCCACGGCCAGGCAGAGCGGCAAAGCCGGCAACG GGACCTGCCCAAAGCTGGAGGTGCCCGGCAACGGCAGGAAGCTCGGCAAGGTGCTGGCGGTGGGCCACGAGGTGCACTTCCTGTGCGACCCGGGATTCGAGCTGGTGGGGTCCGAGACCAGGGCGTGTCAGGAATCCCTGAGCTGGAGCGGCCAACAGCCCTCCTGCAGGA AAGTAAACGAGTGTGCTTCCGCACCGTGTCAGAACGGAGGGACGTGTGCGGACGAGGTGAACCGATTCGTCTGCACGTGTGCGAAAGGCTGGACCGGAGCCACCTGCCACATGCCCATACCCACGT TCTTCTCTCTGACCATCAACGCCTCCTCAgttccccccacctcctccccaaCCTCCCACGCCTCGGtcgccccctcctctcccccgttCTCCCCCTTCCTGCACCCCTCCCGCTGCACACAGCTCCTGGGCTCCACACGCTGCACCTGTGAGGCCGGATTCACCATCTCGGGCCGGGACAGCAGCctctgtgtgg atatTGACGAGTGTGAGCTGTTCCACATGGGCCAGGCGgggcgtctgtgtgtgcacaacTGTGTGAACACCCCCGGGGGCTACCGCTGCTCCTGTCCCTCTGGCTACAACCTCACCCGGGACAGCCGGAACTGCAAAG ACATTGATGAGTGCGAGACCCGACAGCACAACTGCACCCGGGACCAGCTGTGTGTGAACACGTACGGAGGCTtccagtgtgtgagggtggagTGCCCCCGCATCCGCAATGCCACCTACGTCAAGACCTCACCCGT GCGGTGCGAGCGGAACCCCTGCCCCGTGGACAACAAGGCGTGCTCCCAGGCGCCCAACTCCGTGTCCTTCCACTTCCTGTCGGTGGTGTCCAACCTGTCGGCGCCGCGCGTGCTGTTCCGCGTGTCGGCGGCGCGCGTGCTGGGGGACACGCTGCGCTTCGGGCTCCTGGGGGCCCGCGGCCGGCGCCACTTCACCGTGCAGCGCGCCGGCCGGCAGACGGGCCAGCTGCTGCTGGTCAGCCCCGTGCAGGGCCCCGCCACGCTGGAGGCCGAGGTGGAGATGAGCGAGCTGGAGCGCCGCAGCACGCTCGGCCGCTACGTCACCAAGGTCACGCTCTTCGTCTCGCCCTACGCCTTctag